The following nucleotide sequence is from Catillopecten margaritatus gill symbiont.
TCATAATATATCACTACCACCGAACGAGTTTGACAATGATTATATTGAGCAGTTTTTTACCAATCAATTAGATTTTGATAAACACCCTTATTTTCAAACTTTGATGGGTGTTGAGGTGTCGGCGCATTTATTGATTAAACGCGATGGCAGCGTGATTCAATTTGTGCCTTTTGAAAAGCGCGCTTGGCATGCAGGGCGCTCAGAATTTAACGGTAGGGAAAATTGTAATGATTTCTCAATCGGCATTGAATTAGAAGGGGGTGATGAAATTAAATATACCGATCAACAATATCAAGCACTCAACGAGCACATAAAAACATTAAAATCACACTATCCGATAACAGATGTTGTTGGACATAGCGACATTGCCCCAGGTAGGAAAACCGACCCTGGGGCATCTTTTGATTGGAGCAGAATATGAACGCAGAAAATTTAGCAAAAAAAATTAAACTGATTATCTTTGATGTCGATGGCGTCTTAACCGATGGTGGGCTGTATTTTGCCGAAGATGGCTCGGAGATGAAACGCTTTAACTCACTGGATGGTCACGGTATCAAAATGCTAAAAGAAAGTGGCGTTGAGCCTGCGGTCATCAGTGCGAGAAACACCAAAAGCGTTGATCATCGGATGAAGAATTTAGGTATTGAACATTTTTATCAAGGGCAAAGTGATAAAGTCATTGCGTTTACCGCATTGCTGAAAAAACTCAATGTGCGTGCCGAGGAAGTGGCGTATGTGGGTGATGATGTGATTGATTTACCCGTGATGACCAAAGTCGGTTTTGCCGTTGCCGTTGCCAATGCCCACGACTTAGTCAAGCAACATTCACAAATGACAACGGATAAAATCGGCGGACAGGGTGCCGTGCGTGAAGTCTGTGATTTTATCCTCAAAGCACAAGGGAATTTTGATAAAGCAATGGCGCCCTATTTGCCATGACCGAATTTCAACAACTGTGCTATGACACTTTAAAAGAAAAAGTCCCCGCTGGCACGGTCACTACCTATGGTGGACTCGCCAAACTCATCAATCACCCCAAAGCCTATCGAGCAGTCGGCTCAGCCATGAATAAAAACCCCTTTGCACCCGAAGTGCCTTGCCACCGTGTGGTGAAATCGAATGGCGATTTGGGTGAATTTGCGTATGACATTTCACTCAAAGTAAAACGCCTTCAAGAAGAAGGCGTTTTTGTAGAAAATGGCAAGATTGTTGATTTTAAGAAAATCTGTATTTAAATTTTCTTCCCACGCATTTTACTAATCATTTGCAATTGCATCATTGACTCAGCAAGAGCCGCTTGTGCTGAGCCAAGGTCTTGGTCACCGCTTGAGTTAGACATTGCCTCTTCTGCGCGCTGTTTGGCTTCTAATGCTTTAGACTCATCCAAATCACCAGCACGAATAGCTGTGTCAGAGAAGATGGTAACTACATCAGGTTGAACCTCAACGATACCGCCAGAAACATAAATAGACTCAACGCCCTTTTCAGTTTCAACACGCACCTCACCTGGCTTTAAAGTTGACAGCAAGGCAACATGCTTTGGATAAATACCTAACTCACCTGTTGAAGCAGGTGCAAACACGCATTTAGCATCACCCGAGTAGAGTGATTCTGTTGCACTAACGATATCAACATGAATAGTCATTTACGCTTTCTCTGCGGAAGATTCTGCGGCGCGTTCACGAACTTCTTCAATTGAACCTGTCATATAGAATGCTTGCTCTGGAAGGTCGTCTAACTCACCATCAAGAATGGCTTTGAAGCCACTGATTGTGTCTTTTAGAGAGACATATTTACCTGCTGAACCTGTGAATACTTCTGCTACGAAGAATGGCTGAGATAGGAAACGCTGGATTTTACGAGCACGAGAAACGGACTGCTTATCTTCTTCAGATAATTCATCCATACCCAAAATCGCAATAATATCTTTTAATTCTTTGTATCGCTGCAATACACCTTGCACGCCTCGTGCAACATTGTAATGCTCTTCACCAACGATTAACGGGTCTAACTGACGAGAAGTGGAATCAAGAGGATCTACCGCAGGGTAAATACCGAGTTCCGCTACTTGACGAGAAAGAACCACAGTTGCATCTAAGTGAGCAAAAGTGGTTGCTGGAGAAGGGTCAGTTAAGTCATCTGCAGGGACATAAACCGCTTGGATTGAGGTAATTGAGCCCTTCTTAGTTGAGGTAATGCGTTCTTGCAATGCACCCATTTCAGAAGCAAGCGTTGGCTGATAACCTACCGCAGAAGGCATACGACCTAAGAGTGCAGATACTTCTGTGCCTGCAAGTGTGTAGCGATAAATGTTGTCAATAAACAATAATACATCACGACCCTCGTCACGGAAATATTCAGCCATTGTCAATCCTGTCAAAGCAACACGCAATCTGTTTCCCGGTGGCTCATTCATTTGACCGTAAACTAGGGATACTTTATCTAATACATTGGATTCTTTCATTTCGTGGTAGAAATCATTGCCTTCACGCGTTCGCTCACCAACACCCGCAAACACCGAGTAACCTGAGTGCTCAATCGCAATGTTACGAATCAACTCCATCATATTCACGGTTTTACCAACACCCGCACCACCGAACAAACCGACTTTACCCCCCTTAGCGAATGGACAAACTAAGTCAATAACTTTAATACCTGTTTCTAAAAGTTCAGCAGCAGGGGCTAATTCATCATAAGCAGGAGCAGAACGGTGAATTTCCCATTCTGCTTCTGGATTAATATCACCTGCATTATCAATTGGCTCGCCTAATACATTCATAATACGACCCAAAGTCTTGGTACCCACTGGCACTTTAATTGCCGCACCTGTATTAGTCACTTCCAAGCCTCGTTTAAGACCTTCAGAAGTACCCATCGCAATCGCACGAATGGTATTATCGCCTAATTGTTGTTGTACTTCTAATGTCAAACCTGTTTCTGTTACTAACAAGGCGTCATAAATACTTGGGATGCTGCCTTCTGCAAATTCGACATCGATAACCGCGCCAATAACTTGTGTAATTTTTCCGTTGCTCATTTTGCTTTTCCTCTTTTTAAACTTTCACTAATTAATATTTTAATACTTATACGGCAGCCGCACCACTCACAATCTCAGAGATTTCTTGAGTAATGGCTGCTTGCCTTGCTTTGTTGTAAACCAATTCTAAATCTTGCACCATATCGCCCGCATTATCCGTTGCACTCTTCATCGCAATCATGCGTGATGACTGCTCACAAGCAATGTTTTCAACTAAGCCTTGATAAACCAAAGCCTCGATATAACGCACTAATAATGCACTTAATGCCACTTCTGCATCAGGTTCGTAGATGTAGTCCCAGTGATGATCCATACCATCCACTTCACCTGCTACCATTGGCACTAACTGTGTTACTGTTGGCACTTGAGTCATGGTGTTTTCAAATCTGTTATAGGCAACGGATAATTGCTGAATTTCGCCTTCGTCATACGCATCTAGCATTACTTTTACTGTACCTAGTAGGTCGTCAAAGTGGGGTGCGTCGCCTAAATCTGTTAAAACTGACTTGATGGTTAATCCCGAATTCTTAAAAAATGAAGTGGCTTTTTTACCAATGGTACAAATATCAACTTTGATACCTTTGTCTTTGTATGCCATCACTTGCTTTAATAAGCTTCTGAATAGATTAGTATTCAAACCACCACACAAACCACGGTCACTGGAAACAATGATGATGCCTACTCGTTTAATCTCGCCCGCTTCTTTCATATACGGATGTTCAAACTCAGAATGTGCATAAGCCAAATGCCCAATTACTTTAGAAATCTTATCAGAATAAGGGCGAGAGGCCAGCATTCTGTTTTGTGCTTTTTTCATCTTAGAAGCTGCGACCATTTCCATAGCCGATGTGATTTTTTGAGTATTCTTGATACTCGCAATCTGTGTTCTAATTTCCTTTCCGCTAGCCATTTTTTATATTACCAAGTATGATTTGCTTTAAAGTCATCAATTGCTGCTTTCAACTCTGCAATGATGTCGTCGTTATAATCGCCAGTTTCATTAATTTTGTCCATCAATGGGGTTTGATTTGCGCCCATATAGGCAATTAACGCTGCTTCAAAATCAACCACTTTGTTCGCTTCAAGGTCATCCAATGCGCCTGAGTTTGCCGCGAATAAAGAAGTTGCCATTTCAGCCACTGAAAGTGGGGAATATTGGTTTTGCTTCATTAACTCTGTTACTCGTTGACCACGGTCAATTTGTGCTTTTGTTTCTGCATCAAGGTCTGATGCAAACTGTGCAAATGCCGCCAATTCACGATATTGTGCAAGGTCAAGACGAATACCGCCACCGAGTTTCTTAATGATGTCTGTTTGTGCTGCACCACCCACTCGAGATACTGATAAACCCGCGTTAATCGCTGGACGAATACCTGAGTTGAATAAGTCAGTTTCTAAGAAAATTTGACCATCAGTAATAGAAATTACATTGGTTGGAACGAATGCAGATACATCGCCACCTTGTGTTTCAATGATTGGTAATGCGGTTAATGAGCCTGTTTGACCTTTAACTTTACCACCCGTTAATTGCTCCACATAATCAGCATTAATGCGTGATGCGCGTTCAAGTAAACGAGAATGTAAGTAGAAAACATCGCCTGGGTAGGCTTCACGCCCTGGCGGACGCTTCAAAAGTAAGGATACTTCACGATAAGCCCAAGCCTGCTTGGTTAAATCATCGTAAACAATCAGTGCGTCTTCGCCAATATCACGGAAATACTCACCCATTGAACAACCTGCATAAGGCGCAATGTATTGTAAAGCTGGAGAATCAGAAGCGCCCGCATTAACGACAATGGTATTTTCCATTGCACCGTGCTCTTCTAATTTACGCACAACGGCTGCCACAGAAGAGTCTTTTTGACCAATCGCAACATACACGCACTTAACACCTGTGTCTCT
It contains:
- the atpD gene encoding ATP synthase subunit beta yields the protein MSNGKITQVIGAVIDVEFAEGSIPSIYDALLVTETGLTLEVQQQLGDNTIRAIAMGTSEGLKRGLEVTNTGAAIKVPVGTKTLGRIMNVLGEPIDNAGDINPEAEWEIHRSAPAYDELAPAAELLETGIKVIDLVCPFAKGGKVGLFGGAGVGKTVNMMELIRNIAIEHSGYSVFAGVGERTREGNDFYHEMKESNVLDKVSLVYGQMNEPPGNRLRVALTGLTMAEYFRDEGRDVLLFIDNIYRYTLAGTEVSALLGRMPSAVGYQPTLASEMGALQERITSTKKGSITSIQAVYVPADDLTDPSPATTFAHLDATVVLSRQVAELGIYPAVDPLDSTSRQLDPLIVGEEHYNVARGVQGVLQRYKELKDIIAILGMDELSEEDKQSVSRARKIQRFLSQPFFVAEVFTGSAGKYVSLKDTISGFKAILDGELDDLPEQAFYMTGSIEEVRERAAESSAEKA
- the kdsC gene encoding 3-deoxy-D-manno-octulosonate 8-phosphate phosphatase KdsC, whose amino-acid sequence is MNAENLAKKIKLIIFDVDGVLTDGGLYFAEDGSEMKRFNSLDGHGIKMLKESGVEPAVISARNTKSVDHRMKNLGIEHFYQGQSDKVIAFTALLKKLNVRAEEVAYVGDDVIDLPVMTKVGFAVAVANAHDLVKQHSQMTTDKIGGQGAVREVCDFILKAQGNFDKAMAPYLP
- the ampD gene encoding 1,6-anhydro-N-acetylmuramyl-L-alanine amidase AmpD, with the translated sequence MTIKQTPSPNYNKRPNGEISLIVIHNISLPPNEFDNDYIEQFFTNQLDFDKHPYFQTLMGVEVSAHLLIKRDGSVIQFVPFEKRAWHAGRSEFNGRENCNDFSIGIELEGGDEIKYTDQQYQALNEHIKTLKSHYPITDVVGHSDIAPGRKTDPGASFDWSRI
- the ogt_1 gene encoding Methylated-DNA--protein-cysteine methyltransferase: MTEFQQLCYDTLKEKVPAGTVTTYGGLAKLINHPKAYRAVGSAMNKNPFAPEVPCHRVVKSNGDLGEFAYDISLKVKRLQEEGVFVENGKIVDFKKICI
- the atpC gene encoding ATP synthase epsilon chain, which translates into the protein MTIHVDIVSATESLYSGDAKCVFAPASTGELGIYPKHVALLSTLKPGEVRVETEKGVESIYVSGGIVEVQPDVVTIFSDTAIRAGDLDESKALEAKQRAEEAMSNSSGDQDLGSAQAALAESMMQLQMISKMRGKKI
- the atpA gene encoding ATP synthase subunit alpha, with translation MQLNASEISDLIKKQIEGFDFASEARTEGTVISVSDGIVRIHGLADVQFGEMLEFPGNTFGMALNLEQDSVGAVVLGEYLHISEGDTVKCTNRLVEVPVGEAMLGRVVNPLGKPIDGKGDITTEHARPLEVIAPGVIDRQSVDQPIQTGIKAIDAMVPVGRGQRELIIGDRQTGKTAVAIDAIINQRDTGVKCVYVAIGQKDSSVAAVVRKLEEHGAMENTIVVNAGASDSPALQYIAPYAGCSMGEYFRDIGEDALIVYDDLTKQAWAYREVSLLLKRPPGREAYPGDVFYLHSRLLERASRINADYVEQLTGGKVKGQTGSLTALPIIETQGGDVSAFVPTNVISITDGQIFLETDLFNSGIRPAINAGLSVSRVGGAAQTDIIKKLGGGIRLDLAQYRELAAFAQFASDLDAETKAQIDRGQRVTELMKQNQYSPLSVAEMATSLFAANSGALDDLEANKVVDFEAALIAYMGANQTPLMDKINETGDYNDDIIAELKAAIDDFKANHTW
- the atpG gene encoding ATP synthase gamma chain, with protein sequence MASGKEIRTQIASIKNTQKITSAMEMVAASKMKKAQNRMLASRPYSDKISKVIGHLAYAHSEFEHPYMKEAGEIKRVGIIIVSSDRGLCGGLNTNLFRSLLKQVMAYKDKGIKVDICTIGKKATSFFKNSGLTIKSVLTDLGDAPHFDDLLGTVKVMLDAYDEGEIQQLSVAYNRFENTMTQVPTVTQLVPMVAGEVDGMDHHWDYIYEPDAEVALSALLVRYIEALVYQGLVENIACEQSSRMIAMKSATDNAGDMVQDLELVYNKARQAAITQEISEIVSGAAAV